A single Capsicum annuum cultivar UCD-10X-F1 unplaced genomic scaffold, UCD10Xv1.1 ctg83390, whole genome shotgun sequence DNA region contains:
- the LOC107858688 gene encoding pentatricopeptide repeat-containing protein At1g20230, with the protein MLSKPNSQFLRALPPCGDIRRARQLFDEIPNPDIQSWTLLITAYKKSGFPEEALKVYEELGERKVLPDQLALLSVTKACAALGNLIKAKGIHQDVIRFGYRSDLLLGNALIDMYGKCKYAQGARDVFDNLRAKDVISWTSMSSCYVNCKLPREALMTFREMRLKGVRPNPVTLSSVLPACSDLKSLNLGREIHGYIVRNGIHDNVYVSSALVDMYASCSSIKQAELVFNSTHQSDYVLCNVIMSAYFSNGECDKALRIFDQLRKGRTKLNHDSWNSVIGGCIQSGRTDKALQILHEMQQSGVKPNKITITSVLPACIDLGSIRRGKEIHGCLLRHLFLEDETVFTALVFMYAKCGDLELSKRVFYVMPKKDTIAWNTMIIGNSMHGKGEEALLLFREMASSGVKPNSVTFTGVLSGCSHSQLVDKGLMIFYSMRKEHGIEPDSEHYSCMVDALSRAGRLEQAYNFIQSMPMKPSAAAWGALLGACRVYKNVEMARAAGEQLLEIEPENAGNYVLLSNIFEAAKLREEASKIRKLMRERGIIKVPGCSWIQVKDKVHTFVVGDKNSAQTADIYRFLTEVGEKMRLAGYLPCTDLVGQDLDAEEKEYSLCNHSERLAAAFGILNLDGASSIRVFKNLRICGDCHNAMQYLAKIVGVQIIVRDPLRFHHFKDGLCSCSDFW; encoded by the coding sequence ATGCTCTCGAAGCCAAACTCCCAGTTCCTGCGTGCACTTCCACCATGTGGAGATATACGACGTGCCCGTCAATTGTTCGATGAAATTCCCAACCCAGATATACAATCGTGGACGCTCTTGATCACCGCATACAAAAAAAGCGGCTTTCCAGAAGAAGCATTGAAAGTCTATGAGGAATTGGGGGAAAGGAAAGTCCTTCCTGATCAGCTGGCACTGTTATCGGTAACCAAGGCTTGTGCTGCTTTGGGCAACCTGATAAAGGCAAAAGGGATTCACCAAGATGTAATCAGATTTGGTTATCGCTCTGATTTGCTCCTTGGAAATGCACTGATTGACATGTATGGAAAGTGTAAATACGCTCAAGGTGCAAGAGATGTTTTTGATAATTTACGTGCTAAAGATGTAATCTCTTGGACGTCGATGAGTTCGTGTTATGTTAACTGTAAACTTCCAAGAGAGGCGCTAATGACTTTCCGTGAAATGAGGTTGAAGGGAGTGAGACCTAATCCTGTTACATTGTCTTCTGTACTTCCCGCCTGCTCAGatttgaaaagtttgaatttgGGTAGAGAGATTCACGGGTATATCGTTAGAAATGGAATACACGATAATGTGTATGTTAGCAGTGCTCTTGTGGACATGTATGCTAGTTGTTCAAGTATCAAACAAGCGGAGTTAGTATTTAATAGTACACATCAGTCTGACTATGTTTTATGCAATGTCATTATGTCAGCATATTTCTCAAATGGGGAATGTGACAAAGCACTTCGCATCTTTGATCAGTTGCGAAAAGGAAGAACTAAACTGAATCACGATTCCTGGAATTCTGTTATTGGAGGGTGCATACAAAGTGGAAGGACAGATAAGGCGCTtcaaatacttcatgaaatgCAGCAGTCAGGTgtaaaaccaaataaaatcacaatcaCCAGTGTGTTACCTGCTTGTATAGATCTAGGAAGCATAAGAAGAGGTAAGGAGATTCATGGTTGTCTCCTTCGGCATTTATTCTTGGAAGATGAGACAGTGTTCACTGCTTTGGTATTCATGTATGCTAAATGTGGTGATCTGGAACTATCCAAAAGAGTCTTCTATGTGATGCCAAAAAAAGATACTATTGCTTGGAACACAATGATTATTGGAAATTCAATGCATGGGAAGGGAGAGGAAGCCTTGCTGCTTTTCCGCGAAATGGCAAGTTCAGGGGTGAAACCCAACTCCGTTACCTTTACTGGCGTCTTATCAGGTTGCAGCCATTCCCAGCTGGTAGACAAGGGCCTTATGATATTTTATTCAATGAGAAAGGAGCATGGAATTGAACCTGATTCAGAACATTATTCATGCATGGTTGATGCTCTAAGCCGTGCTGGTCGGCTAGAACAGGCATATAATTTCATCCAAAGCATGCCCATGAAACCAAGTGCTGCTGCTTGGGGAGCATTGCTTGGTGCATGTAGAGTATATAAGAACGTGGAAATGGCACGAGCTGCTGGAGAACAGCTGTTGGAGATTGAGCCAGAAAATGCTGGGAACTATGTTTTGTTGTCCAATATTTTTGAAGCTGCCAAACTACGAGAGGAGGCCTCAAAAATTAGGAAATTGATGAGAGAAAGAGGAATTATTAAAGTTCCTGGCTGTAGCTGGATTCAAGTGAAAGACAAAGTGCATACTTTTGTTGTCGGTGACAAGAATAGTGCTCAAACTGCAGACATTTACCGCTTTTTGACTGAAGTAGGTGAAAAGATGAGGTTAGCCGGGTATTTACCCTGTACGGACCTTGTTGGACAAGATCTTGATGCAGAGGAGAAGGAATACAGTTTGTGCAATCATAGCGAGAGGCTTGCTGCTGCCTTTGGGATTCTTAATTTAGACGGTGCGTCATCCATTAGGGTGTTCAAAAACTTGAGAATATGTGGAGATTGCCATAATGCCATGCAGTATTTGGCTAAAATTGTTGGGGTGCAGATCATTGTGAGAGATCCTCTTAGGTTTCATCATTTTAAAGATGGGTTATGCTCCTGTAGCGATTTTTGGTGA
- the LOC107858691 gene encoding uncharacterized protein LOC107858691 isoform X1, with amino-acid sequence MVLDLPTNIIPFVFVSFFKQNLHMNVRCIQLRKNSRSHAFLVDPTTAVSERITSASCNSDFPQQTALTIRELPTLPEKASSYQICTNEPQDNLTRGEQICSSLSIYEIGCTSGMSTPHVATLMPTKGHTRIKKSVLLL; translated from the exons ATGGTTTTGGATTTGCCCACTAATATCATTCCTTTCGtctttgtttctttctttaaACAAAATCTACATATGAACGTTCGATGTATACAATTGAGAAAAAATTCCAGAAGTCACGCCTTTCTTGTAGATCCCACAACTGCCGTCTCAGAAAGAATCACATCAGCTAGCTGCAACTCTGATTTTCCACAACAAACTGCTCTCACCATACGAGAATTACCAACACTTCCTGAAAAAG CTTCTAGCTATCAAATTTGTACGAATGAACCCCAAGATAATTTAACCAGAGGGGAACAAATATGTAGTTCTTTGTCCATCTATGAAATAG GGTGCACATCGGGTATGTCTACACCACATGTTGCAACCTTAATGCCAACGAAAG GTCATACGCGGATAAAAAAAAGTGTCCTGCTATTATAG
- the LOC107858691 gene encoding uncharacterized protein LOC107858691 isoform X2, which translates to MVLDLPTNIIPFVFVSFFKQNLHMNVRCIQLRKNSRSHAFLVDPTTAVSERITSASCNSDFPQQTALTIRELPTLPEKASSYQICTNEPQDNLTRGEQICSSLSIYEIGHTRIKKSVLLL; encoded by the exons ATGGTTTTGGATTTGCCCACTAATATCATTCCTTTCGtctttgtttctttctttaaACAAAATCTACATATGAACGTTCGATGTATACAATTGAGAAAAAATTCCAGAAGTCACGCCTTTCTTGTAGATCCCACAACTGCCGTCTCAGAAAGAATCACATCAGCTAGCTGCAACTCTGATTTTCCACAACAAACTGCTCTCACCATACGAGAATTACCAACACTTCCTGAAAAAG CTTCTAGCTATCAAATTTGTACGAATGAACCCCAAGATAATTTAACCAGAGGGGAACAAATATGTAGTTCTTTGTCCATCTATGAAATAG GTCATACGCGGATAAAAAAAAGTGTCCTGCTATTATAG
- the LOC107858689 gene encoding uncharacterized protein LOC107858689 — protein sequence MSFHGSPLHLQPHMQYTCDATFLLAISPSSPTIFLSSCSLLCTSPPSPSPANPSCYRRASSNQCRSFCIANTYTAVNTPPSSSAKGKLDLEPFCVFEKGSTSTASGDQQNVTPKIVSNKEEKNYQMKLRRRDTYMKITAERKQAMILQRRTKELELQKNKSVTGCPGEKIKSPRNPTSLKQVALTIREPPFGNVQDSMYCEINTLSSSSAKGKQVLQPFPMFESGSTSNTYKRQQNVTPEIPAKKGKPDKG from the exons ATGTCATTTCACGGGTCTCCACTACATCTCCAGCCTCATATGCAGTACACGTGTGATGCTACATTTCTCCTAGCGATTTCACCGTCATCTCCAACTATTTTTCTCTCCTCTTGCTCTTTGCTGTGCACTTCACCTCCATCCCCATCCCCAG CAAACCCCTCTTGCTATAGGAGAGCCTCCTCCAATCAATGTCGAAG CTTCTGCATAGCAAACACATACACTGCAGTTAATACTCCACCCAGCTCATCTGCCAAAGGAAAACTAGACCTCGAACctttttgtgtatttgaaaagg GCTCAACATCCACCGCATCTGGCGACCAACAAAATGTGACTCCTAAAATTGTTTCGAATAAAG AAGAGAAAAATTATCAAATGAAACTCAGAAGGCGTGATACCTATATGAAGATAACAGCTGAGAGAAAACAGGCAATGATATTACAAAGACGCACCAAAGAACTGGAACTACAAAAAAACAAATCAGTTACTGGCTGCCCaggtgaaaaaataaaatctccaCGCAATCCTACATCGTTAAAACAAGTTGCTCTTACTATAAGAGAGCCTCCTTTTGGCAATGTCCAAG ATAGCATGTATTGTGAAATTAATACTTTATCGAGTTCTTCTGCCAAAGGAAAACAAGTGCTTCAGCCGTTTCCTATGTTTGAAAGCG GCTCAACATCAAATACATATAAGAGACAACAAAATGTCACCCCTGAAATTCCTGCAAAGAAAG GTAAACCAGATAAAGGCTAA